In Erigeron canadensis isolate Cc75 chromosome 7, C_canadensis_v1, whole genome shotgun sequence, one DNA window encodes the following:
- the LOC122608578 gene encoding glutamate receptor 1.2-like — MGTWVGKVVHRCITMAIADFYVANPHYKTRIVLNTRDTKGEPLLALSAALDLLENTKVHAILVPDSTVESRFLEILEEKDDVPILSLSTSPFSNQNPKFLQIAQDEMTQFKGIATMIKSLKRKNAILICDDTANGRKMATYVVSAFQETNIRLAYTSFLSTSASNDQIREELYKLQDIQATVFVIHTSPSLSSNLFSMAKELGMMGEGYIWIVTSKTTNHINFMDAETIESMQGAVGFKIYIPESDELHKFNLKWRKYYELNPIMKFKDINSDGIWAYDAVYALAMAVEKVQNSVIGASLLNQISRTNFHGLGGEFKLVNGKTTTKAMEVINVIGKGDRRVGFWTDGGEFSKEIRKTDSTPNSGLESIIWPGGTTTIPTRRMLQMNGKKLRFLVPDFGGFPNLIKMAVNPTTNLPTVSGYCGDVFNVAFSALKCGVDIEFVPYPYEDGRTYNDIINKVYLEEFDGAVGDITITSNRTKYVDFTLPFSDLGVGKLARNAKKGMWIFLNPLRADLWFTSVGLCLFLGFVIWFIEHRTNQDFQGTTSQQIGTTLWFSFSTLAYAHREKLQSNLSRFLVTLWVFVVLVLTSSYTATLSSLLTVQQIALKDGSDRFQSSTALGGAVYNNVGLTGRIEIKLYAPDAYAKALGNERVSAIIDEILYIKTVLALYPSPEFSLVSTASTTNGFGFVFKKGSPLTIQMSTEIEKLREDGVLKALENKWLKRESSTISTDFSLPPPTILNLYRFRGLFLISGMSMVLALLLSVVYIVRENWYRKSKMEILRSILGRSTVIHSQDSDMESIP, encoded by the exons ATGGGTACATGGGTCGGGAAAGTGGTTCATCGGTGCATTACCATGGCTATAGCTGACTTTTATGTAGCTAACCCTCACTACAAAACACGGATAGTTCTGAATACGAGAGATACCAAAGGAGAACCATTGCTTGCATTATCTGCTG ctcttgatcttttggagaACACCAAAGTCCACGCAATATTAGTCCCCGACTCTACGGTTGAATCAAGATTTTTAGagattttggaagaaaaagatGACGTGCCAATTCTTTCGCTTTCAACAAGTCCTTTTTCCAATCAGAATCCTAAATTTCTTCAAATTGCACAAGATGAAATGACTCAATTTAAAGGCATTGCTACAATGATAAAATCTTTAAAACGGAAGAATGCCATTCTCATATGTGATGACACAGCAAATGGGAGAAAAATGGCTACTTATGTGGTTAGTGCTTTTCAAGAAACAAACATTCGTCTTGCATATACTAGTTTCCTGTCCACCTCAGCCAGCAATGACCAAATTCGGGAAGAGCTTTATAAACTTCAGGATATCCAAGCCACAGTGTTTGTTATCCATACATCGCCTTCTCTTTCATCCAATTTATTTTCCATGGCGAAAGAGTTAGGCATGATGGGTGAAGGATACATATGGATTGTAACCAGTAAAACTACAAACCATATAAATTTCATGGATGCTGAAACCATCGAGTCTATGCAAGGGGCAGTgggtttcaaaatatatattccaGAATCAGATGAGCTTCATAAGTTTAATTTGAAATGGAGAAAATATTATGAACTGAACCCCATCATGAAGTTTAAAGACATAAATAGTGATGGTATATGGGCTTATGATGCAGTTTATGCACTAGCAATGGCTGTTGAGAAGGTACAAAATTCAGTTATTGGCGCATCACTTCTAAACCAGATTTCAAGAACTAACTTTCATGGTTTAGGAGGTGAATTTAAGCTTGTGAATGGAAAAACCACCACAAAAGCAATGGAAGTTATAAATGTGATCGGGAAGGGTGATAGGAGGGTCGGGTTTTGGACAGATGGTGGTGAGTTTTctaaagaaataagaaaaacagACTCGACTCCTAATAGTGGTCTGGAAAGTATCATTTGGCCGGGTGGGACTACAACTATTCCAACTCGTAGGATGCTACAAATGAATGGCAAGAAGCTGAGATTTCTTGTTCCTGATTTTGGTGGTTTcccaaatttaataaaaatggcTGTTAATCCCACGACAAACCTACCTACAGTGAGCGGATACTGTGGAGATGTTTTTAATGTTGCATTTAGTGCGCTTAAATGTGGAGTAGACATTGAATTTGTCCCATACCCTTATGAGGATGGAAGAACTTACAACGATATAATTAACAAAGTGTATCTTGag GAATTTGATGGTGCTGTTGGGGATATAACAATCACATCAAATAGAACTAAGTACGTTGACTTCACATTGCCCTTCAGTGATTTGGGAGTAGGCAAATTAGCACGAAATGCCAAGAAAGGCATGTGGATCTTTTTAAATCCTCTTAGGGCAGACCTTTGGTTCACTAGTGTTGGGCTCTGTCTCTTTTTGGGGTTTGTCATTTGGTTTATTGAACATCGTACAAACCAAGATTTTCAAGGTACAACAAGTCAGCAGATTGGAACAACCCTCTGGTTTTCCTTCTCGACCCTTGCTTATGCCCACC GGGAGAAGCTGCAAAGTAATTTGTCAAGATTTTTGGTCACTCTTTGGGTTTTTGTAGTGCTTGTGTTAACTTCAAGTTACACTGCAACATTAAGTTCACTTTTAACAGTACAACAAATTGCATTAAAGGATGGATCAGATCGATTCCAAAGTAGTACCGCGTTGGGAGGAGCTGTCTATAACAATGTAGGATTAACTGGTCGCATAGAGATAAAACTGTATGCACCTGATGCATATGCTAAAGCATTAGGAAATGAAAGAGTTAGTGCAATCATTGATGAGATCCTCTACATCAAAACAGTTCTTGCATTGTATCCATCTCCCGAGTTCTCCTTGGTTTCAACAGCATCGACCACTAACGGTTTTGGCTTT GTGTTCAAGAAGGGTTCACCGTTGACCATACAGATGTCGACTGAGATAGAAAAGCTGCGTGAAGATGGGGTGCTAAAGGCGTTGGAGAATAAATGGTTAAaacgtgaatcttcaacgataTCCACAGACTTTTCCCTCCCTCCACCCACCATTTTGAATCTTTACAGGTTTCGGGGTCTGTTCCTTATAAGCGGGATGTCAATGGTTTTGGCGCTTTTGTTGTCTGTAGTTTATATTGTCCGAGAAAACTGGTATCGCAAAAGTAAGATGGAGATATTGAGGTCCATCTTAGGAAGATCTACCGTAATCCATTCACAAGATAGTGACATGGAATCAATtccttaa
- the LOC122606611 gene encoding glutamate receptor 1.3-like: protein MGSWVGKVVHRCITMAIADFYAANPHYTTRIVINTKDTKGEPLLALSAALELLENTKVQAIIGPDATVESRFLDLLEQKANIPFLSFATSTLSNKNPYFLQIAQDEATEFKGIATMVQSFKWKNVVLICENTANGRQMATYMFSAFQEKNIPVAYTSLISTSYSNEQIREELHSLQNMQTTMFVIHTSPSLSSKLFFMAKEVGMMGEGYVWIVTSKTTNHINFMDAETIKSMQGAVGFKSYFPKSDELRKFNSKWRKEYHDLNPIMEMKEIDSNGIWAYDAVYALAMAVEKVQTTVMGTSLLDQISKTNFHGLGGDFKLMNGKPISKAIEIINVIGKGDRRVGFWMVDGEFVKEIGKTNLFSNRGLESIIWPGGTATIPTHRMLQMNGKKLRFLVPVFGAFPSLIQMAVDPTTNRPTVSGFCGDVFNVAYNALTYGVEIEFVPYLYEHGRTYGDLIDKVYLEGYDGAIGDITITSNRSHYVDFTFPFSDMGVGTIAQNGKKSMWIFLSPLSADLWFTSAGFFLFLGFVIWFIEHRTNEEFQGSTKQQIGTTLWFAFSTLVYAHREKLQSNLSRFVVIIWLFVVLVLTSSYTATLSSLLTVQQIASKGGEVQFQSISHVGVPVFNNVQLTKGVMTPLFSPGDYVQALRSRKVSAISDEILYIKSVLALYSAAEFSLVSTASTTNGFGIVFQKGSPLTTKMSSQIAKLRGDGTLKALEDKWLKQQSSMILSKDLSTPPPTILNLNGFGGLFLISGTSMVLALLISIVYILRKTLWKRKLEIMRSLLRRSPEIHPQDNDVEPRV from the exons ATGGGTTCATGGGTCGGGAAAGTGGTTCATCGGTGCATTACCATGGCTATAGCTGACTTTTATGCAGCCAACCCACACTACACAACACGGATAGTTATTAATACGAAAGATACCAAAGGAGAACCACTGCTTGCATTATCTGCag CGCTTGAGCTTTTGGAGAACACAAAAGTGCAGGCAATAATAGGTCCAGACGCTACAGTTGAGTCAAGATTCTTAGACCTTTTGGAACAAAAAGCTAATATACCATTTCTTTCGTTTGCAACAAGTACACTTTCCAATAAAAATCCTTATTTTCTTCAAATTGCACAAGATGAAGCCACTGAATTTAAAGGAATTGCTACAATGGTGCAATCTTTTAAATGGAAGAATGTCGTTCTTATCTGTGAAAACACTGCAAATGGAAGACAAATGGCTACTTATATGTTCAGTGCATTTCAAGAGAAAAATATCCCTGTTGCATATACTAGTCTGATTTCAACCTCTTACAGCAATGAACAAATCCGGGAAGAGCTTCATAGTCTTCAGAATATGCAAACCACAATGTTTGTTATCCACACATCGCCTTCTCTTTCATCCAAGCTATTTTTCATGGCAAAAGAGGTAGGCATGATGGGTGAAGGATATGTATGGATTGTAACGAGTAAAACTACAAACCATATAAATTTCATGGATGCTGAAACCATCAAGTCCATGCAAGGGGCAGTGGGTTTCAAATCATATTTTCCGAAATCAGATGAGCTTCGTAAGTTTAATTCAAAATGGAGAAAAGAATATCATGATTTGAACCCCATAATGGAGATGAAAGAGATAGATAGTAATGGTATATGGGCTTATGATGCCGTTTATGCATTAGCAATGGCTGTTGAGAAGGTGCAAACGACAGTTATGGGTACATCTCTTCTAGATCAGATTTCAAAAACTAACTTTCATGGTTTAGGTGGTGATTTTAAGCTTATGAATGGTAAGCCTATCTCAAAAGCCATAGAAATCATAAATGTAATCGGGAAGGGCGATAGGAGGGTCGGGTTTTGGATGGTTGATGGTGAGTTTGTTAAAGAGATAGGAAAAACAAATTTGTTTTCTAATAGGGGCCTGGAAAGTATCATCTGGCCGGGTGGAACTGCAACTATTCCAACCCATAGGATGCTACAAATGAATGGCAAGAAGCTGAGATTCCTGGTTCCTGTTTTTGGTGCATTTCCCAGTTTAATTCAAATGGCTGTTGATCCCACAACTAATCGCCCAACTGTCAGCGGGTTTTGTGGAGATGTTTTCAATGTTGCATATAATGCCTTAACCTATGGAGTAGAGATTGAATTTGTCCCATACCTCTATGAGCATGGAAGGACTTACGGTGATCTAATTGACAAAGTCTATCTCGAG GGGTATGATGGTGCTATTGGGGATATAACAATCACATCAAATAGAAGTCATTACGTTGACTTCACATTCCCCTTCAGTGATATGGGAGTAGGCACAATAGCACAAAATGGCAAGAAAAGCATGTGGATCTTTTTAAGTCCTCTTAGTGCAGACCTTTGGTTCACCAGTGCtggtttttttctctttttgggATTTGTCATTTGGTTTATTGAACATCGTACAAACGAAGAGTTTCAAGGTTCAACAAAACAGCAGATTGGAACAACCCTCTGGTTTGCCTTTTCCACCCTTGTTTACGCTCACC GAGAGAAGCTGCAGAGTAATTTGTCAAGATTTGTCGTCATAATATGGCTTTTTGTAGTGCTTGTACTAACGTCAAGTTATACTGCAACATTAAGTTCACTTCTAACTGTACAACAGATCGCATCGAAGGGGGGAGAGGTCCAATTCCAAAGTATTTCCCATGTTGGAGTACCCGTCTTTAACAATGTACAACTCACTAAGGGCGTAATGACACCACTATTTTCACCTGGTGATTACGTTCAAGCATTAAGAAGTAGAAAAGTTAGTGCCATCAGTGATGAGATCCTCTACATCAAATCAGTCCTTGCATTGTATTCAGCTGCCGAGTTCTCCTTGGTTTCAACAGCATCAACCACAAACGGTTTTGGTATT GTGTTCCAGAAGGGTTCACCATTGACCACAAAGATGTCAAGTCAGATAGCAAAGCTGCGTGGAGACGGGACACTAAAGGCATTGGAGGATAAATGGTTAAAACAACAATCTTCAATGATATTGTCAAAGGATTTATCTACCCCTCCACCTACTATTTTGAATCTTAATGGGTTTGGAGGTTTGTTCCTTATAAGTGGCACGTCAATGGTCTTGGCGCTATTGATATCAATAGTATATATTCTACGTAAAACTTTGTGGAAACGTAAGCTGGAGATAATGAGGTCCCTCTTACGAAGATCTCCCGAAATACATCCACAAGATAATGATGTAGAACCACgtgtttaa
- the LOC122607350 gene encoding uncharacterized protein LOC122607350 — translation MDSLVATYASSSDEEDEQQDIQPKQQNPSTKSGPNPFTSLPPPKSQKPTSLFSKLPQPKSEISDPFSVNPKKPKKVVTFHPPIIKKPVLDDDEDDDDDDKQVKKDSFLPQEAPSVMAFISSMAAPRNSGSLGSLQTSAGTGRRSILEAGVSNSNAGNLGKDSLDNNNSANSSNVNLYANTVETNVEYASYDYGVGTGHSGYGPAAPGSDDNVSYSGYENVVTGHSGYGPAAPVSDDNAGYSGYENVGTGHSGYGPAAPANDGNVGYSGYEAYSDYGQYESKWVDRSGGYVEPEVSVAQAIQNVARVPGKRGRNEIPQEVIEVSQDDLMKNRPREDQTKATGIAFGPAYQSTSSTKGKISKMHKRKHQIGTLYFDMKSKEMELAERRSRGFLTKAETHAKYGW, via the exons ATGGATTCCTTGGTAGCTACTTATGCATCATCTtcagatgaagaagatgaacaacAAGACATTCAACCCAAACAACAAAACCCATCAACAAAATCTGGCCCAAATCCTTTCACATCTCTCCCACCACCCAAATCACAAAAACCCACTTCTCTGTTTTCAAAGCTTCCTCAACCCAAATCAGAAATTTCTGACCCATTTTCAGTAAACcctaaaaaacccaaaaaagttGTCACCTTTCATCCACCCATTATCAAGAAACCtgttcttgatgatgatgaagatgatgatgatgatgataaacaAGTGAAAAAAGATAGCTTTTTACCTCAAGAAGCACCTTCTGTGATGGCTTTTATATCGAGTATGGCTGCCCCAAGAAACTCGGGCTCTCTCGGGTCTTTGCAGACGTCTGCAGGTACGGGCAGACGGTCGATTTTAGAAGCCGGTGTGTCTAATTCGAATGCGGGTAATTTGGGTAAGGATAgtcttgataataataatagtgcTAATAGTTCAAATGTTAATTTGTATGCTAATACGGTTGAAACGAATGTGGAATATGCAAGTTATGATTATGGTGTGGGTACGGGTCATTCGGGTTATGGGCCAGCTGCTCCTGGAAGTGATGATAATGTCAGTTATAGTGGTTATGAGAATGTGGTTACGGGTCATTCGGGTTATGGGCCAGCTGCTCCTGTAAGCGATGATAATGCGGGTTATAGTGGTTATGAGAATGTGGGTACGGGTCATTCAGGTTATGGGCCAGCTGCTCCTGCGAATGATGGTAATGTGGGTTATAGTGGTTATGAGGCTTATAGTGATTACGGGCAGTATGAGAGTAAATGGGTGGATCGGTCAGGTGGGTATGTGGAGCCAGAGGTTTCGGTGGCGCAAGCTATTCAAAATGTGGCGAGGGTACCGGGAAAGAGAGGTAGGAATGAGATACCTCAGGAAGTGATTGAGGTTAGTCAAGATGACTTGATGAAGAATCGGCCACGAGAGGATCAAACTAAAGCAACTGGGATCGCATTCGGGCCTGCATATCAG TCAACTTCTTCAACCAAGGGGAAAATATCAAAGATGCACAAGAGGAAACATCAGATTGGAACTTTATACTTCGATATGAAATCAAAAGAAATGGAACTCGCAGAACGCCGCTCTAGAGGATTTCTCACCAAAGCAGAAACACATGCCAAGTATGGATGGTGA
- the LOC122608008 gene encoding calmodulin-like protein 3, which yields MDLSEIHHFFQMFDHDGDGKITKQELSKSLERLGMLIPEKDLEHMIDHIDTDGDGSVNMEEFERLYEMIMEERDEEEDIKEAFNVFDKNGDGFITVDELRSVLTSLGLRQGRTIEDCQLMVKKVDVDGDGMVNYAEFRQMMKGGGFAAE from the coding sequence ATGGATCTTTCAGAGATCCATCACTTTTTCCAAATGTTTGATCATGATGGTGACGGCAAGATCACAAAACAAGAGTTATCAAAGTCTCTTGAACGTCTTGGGATGTTAATACCCGAGAAGGATCTTGAACACATGATTGATCATATTGACACAGATGGCGATGGGTCGGTGAACATGGAGGAGTTTGAAAGGTTGTATGAAATGATAATGGAGGAGAGGGATGAAGAAGAGGATATTAAAGAGGCGTTCAATGTGTTTGACAAGAATGGAGACGGGTTCATCACGGTTGACGAGCTTAGGTCCGTCTTGACTTCACTTGGCTTGAGACAAGGTCGAACCATTGAGGATTGCCAACTTATGGTCAAGAAGGTGGATGTTGATGGAGATGGGATGGTGAATTATGCAGAATTTAGGCAGATGATGAAAGGTGGTGGCTTTGCAGCCGAGTAa